The following proteins are co-located in the Sporosarcina pasteurii genome:
- a CDS encoding DUF3267 domain-containing protein, whose translation MEQSPKPNHIVELDLSRIVKQMFYLTGFSFLILFVLQIAIYQAFSYTFTLLTVSLDIIIFSASYLVLIILHEFFHLLGFRIFSNVPWRNMKVGVNLKLGIAYATTPQLMTNQEIRKSLLLPFWMTGVLPAVIGLITDSTMLIALAALLIGGAAGDFSMYKQLKKLPDDWLIKDHPTEPKLYLFNPAELPKIEQLQTNQ comes from the coding sequence ATGGAACAATCCCCTAAACCGAATCATATCGTTGAGTTAGACCTGTCCAGAATCGTTAAGCAAATGTTTTATTTAACCGGATTCTCTTTTTTAATATTGTTTGTGTTACAAATCGCCATTTATCAGGCGTTCTCTTATACTTTTACATTGCTTACTGTTAGTTTAGATATCATAATATTCTCTGCTAGTTATCTTGTTTTAATTATCTTACATGAGTTTTTTCATTTGCTCGGATTTCGTATCTTTTCAAATGTACCTTGGCGAAATATGAAAGTCGGGGTTAACTTAAAGTTAGGGATTGCCTATGCCACAACACCCCAGTTAATGACAAACCAAGAAATTCGAAAATCTCTATTACTGCCCTTTTGGATGACGGGCGTTTTACCAGCAGTCATCGGACTCATTACAGATAGTACTATGTTAATCGCTTTAGCTGCTTTATTAATCGGAGGTGCGGCTGGTGATTTTAGTATGTATAAACAGTTGAAAAAGTTGCCGGATGATTGGCTCATCAAAGACCATCCAACAGAGCCGAAACTTTACCTCTTCAATCCTGCGGAACTTC